One stretch of Halobacillus litoralis DNA includes these proteins:
- a CDS encoding GAF domain-containing protein, translating into MFQTTSYTGTKKEKYDLVIKQLKALIEDEPDQIANLSNASSLLNQFLEDVNWVGFYLWKESQLVLGPFQGLPACVRIPSGKGVCGTAVADNEVQRIEDVHAFPGHIACDAASQSEIVVPIVKNGEIFGVLDIDSPSKGRFDEVDEEKLVEFVQTLQEHI; encoded by the coding sequence ATGTTTCAAACAACTTCTTATACAGGTACAAAAAAAGAAAAATACGATCTGGTCATTAAACAATTAAAAGCTCTCATCGAGGACGAACCAGATCAAATCGCAAACTTGTCCAATGCTTCCTCTCTTCTCAACCAGTTCTTAGAGGATGTCAATTGGGTCGGCTTCTATTTGTGGAAAGAAAGCCAGCTTGTCCTTGGTCCTTTCCAAGGCCTTCCTGCTTGTGTCCGGATCCCATCAGGCAAAGGGGTTTGTGGTACAGCCGTTGCCGATAATGAAGTTCAGCGCATTGAAGACGTCCATGCGTTTCCGGGGCATATTGCTTGTGATGCCGCCAGTCAATCTGAAATTGTTGTACCCATAGTAAAGAATGGTGAAATTTTTGGTGTCCTTGACATCGACAGCCCTTCTAAAGGAAGATTTGATGAAGTGGATGAGGAGAAACTAGTCGAATTCGTACAAACTTTGCAAGAACATATTTAA
- the refZ gene encoding forespore capture DNA-binding protein RefZ, translating into MSRLNVTRDKVLDVACRLFYSQGFNGTSVRDIAKAANVNVSLIHYYFKSKQGLFESLAVSYFEPYLEMLENEQPSEGEYRLNELVKKILHYKQSNYQLSCLLNRELTLNTTFAREMLVTYLAKENHLLTQILFHKNSHIEVTFKEKLCLLQLKGLLNAPFMMPHEFKDPFITDASLNHFVEIYSGLMNDHRSVQELAKA; encoded by the coding sequence ATGAGCCGATTAAACGTAACGCGTGACAAAGTGTTAGATGTAGCCTGCCGCCTTTTTTACAGCCAGGGTTTCAATGGAACATCTGTCCGAGATATCGCAAAGGCAGCTAATGTCAATGTCTCGTTGATCCATTACTACTTTAAGAGCAAGCAAGGCCTTTTTGAATCGCTCGCTGTCAGCTATTTTGAGCCTTATCTTGAAATGCTGGAAAACGAGCAACCCTCAGAAGGTGAATATCGTCTAAATGAATTAGTGAAAAAAATTCTACATTATAAACAGTCGAATTATCAACTATCTTGTTTGTTAAATAGGGAGCTGACGTTGAACACAACGTTTGCAAGAGAAATGCTCGTCACTTACTTAGCGAAAGAGAATCACTTACTTACCCAAATCCTTTTCCATAAAAACTCCCATATTGAAGTCACGTTCAAAGAAAAATTATGCTTATTACAATTAAAAGGACTTTTAAATGCTCCGTTCATGATGCCGCATGAATTTAAAGATCCATTTATTACAGATGCTTCCCTCAATCACTTTGTAGAAATATATAGCGGACTAATGAACGATCATCGTTCCGTTCAGGAGCTTGCTAAAGCTTGA
- the hisJ gene encoding histidinol-phosphatase HisJ codes for MIDGHIHTPYCPHGSSDTLKSYIEEAIKCGYHSMTFTEHAPLPSTFEDPVPEKDSGMSFQQVEAYLKEIDQLKVEYKNEIHIQKGFEVDYIEGYEKEVESFLHTYGPSLDDSILSVHFLRGQSQWYCIDYSPDMYKEAIHDFGGVGQLYQAYYNTLTQSVLSDLGDYKPTRVGHMTLVKKFQRLYPAPENWEKQAHSFLQLVQDHGYTLDYNGAGTVKEHCKETYPPLQMARQASSMGIPLIYGSDAHTASGLGQGYSSIDHRILKL; via the coding sequence ATGATTGATGGTCACATCCATACACCTTATTGCCCCCACGGCTCTTCAGACACGCTTAAAAGTTACATTGAAGAAGCCATAAAATGCGGATATCATTCCATGACATTTACAGAGCATGCGCCACTTCCTTCCACATTTGAAGATCCCGTCCCGGAAAAGGACAGCGGGATGTCTTTTCAACAAGTGGAAGCGTATTTAAAAGAAATCGATCAGCTAAAAGTAGAATACAAAAATGAAATTCACATTCAGAAGGGTTTTGAAGTGGATTATATCGAAGGGTATGAAAAAGAGGTGGAAAGCTTTCTTCATACCTATGGCCCCTCTCTTGATGACAGCATCCTGTCCGTTCACTTCTTAAGGGGTCAAAGTCAGTGGTACTGTATCGACTACAGCCCGGACATGTATAAAGAAGCTATTCATGATTTCGGTGGAGTGGGTCAACTTTACCAAGCCTACTACAATACGCTCACCCAATCGGTACTCAGTGATTTAGGAGATTACAAACCAACCCGTGTCGGGCATATGACCCTTGTGAAGAAATTCCAACGCCTCTATCCCGCGCCGGAAAATTGGGAAAAGCAGGCTCATTCGTTCCTTCAACTCGTTCAGGATCACGGCTATACCCTTGATTATAACGGGGCAGGGACAGTGAAAGAGCACTGCAAAGAGACTTATCCGCCATTACAAATGGCAAGACAAGCCTCTTCCATGGGCATTCCTTTAATATATGGTTCTGACGCTCATACAGCATCAGGCCTAGGTCAAGGATACAGCTCAATCGACCACCGGATTCTCAAGCTTTAG
- the ezrA gene encoding septation ring formation regulator EzrA, with amino-acid sequence MKYVIGAILLLIALFIIGLIWRKKVYDEVDRLEGWKMDIMNRRVTEELSKVKSLNLSGETQEKFEAWRARWDQILTKELPELEEDLFDAEEAADRYRFKRVKVVLANTEKKLVAIEEDIKMMLQELEDLLDSEKQSRLEIESMEPELKELTKLLIQNRHQYGKAVRVFEQRVGELKDKLSEYEQLTEQGDYIEANTLVQTIRQETTQLQEDIQYFPDRLKQVKIELPEQLKELKNGVEEMKAEGYRISHFDFLPELHNYERSLEEMLVQMEQGDQSGMEETLAEIQTRIQEMYQLLESEAVAHHYVEKQFVPLKAQLDELEYVLADTERELEEIQQTYQVEEGHLDSHRSLKKWFNQMRKRVTSLDFRRADGETSYVLLREEVEDTEKQLQELEEQHGYFQERVQNLRKDEREAKQKLTKMENLLLDTHRRLKRSNIPGVPTSIYEDMKAASHQVDEVFQSLEAQPLDMAVVNEKLDEAMEMTEQLSRDAEKVMETAQLAERVIQCGNRYRSKYPILAAKLLEAEEKFRSYHYDQALTLATEAIKEVDPAALSKIDKEEEVLV; translated from the coding sequence ATGAAGTACGTCATCGGGGCTATTTTACTACTCATCGCATTGTTCATCATAGGGCTGATTTGGCGGAAAAAGGTCTATGATGAAGTGGATCGCCTGGAAGGTTGGAAAATGGATATCATGAACCGACGCGTCACTGAAGAATTATCCAAAGTGAAAAGTTTAAACCTTTCTGGTGAGACTCAGGAAAAGTTCGAGGCGTGGCGGGCTCGTTGGGATCAAATTTTGACAAAAGAGCTGCCTGAGCTGGAGGAAGACCTTTTCGATGCAGAAGAAGCGGCGGATCGCTATCGTTTTAAACGAGTAAAAGTCGTCTTGGCAAACACCGAGAAAAAGTTAGTAGCCATTGAGGAAGACATCAAAATGATGCTTCAAGAGTTGGAAGACCTCCTTGATTCTGAAAAGCAAAGCCGTTTGGAAATTGAATCGATGGAGCCGGAATTGAAAGAACTAACCAAACTTCTTATTCAAAATCGTCATCAATACGGTAAAGCGGTCCGTGTTTTTGAACAAAGAGTGGGTGAATTGAAGGACAAGCTCAGTGAATATGAACAATTAACCGAGCAAGGGGATTACATCGAAGCCAATACCCTTGTGCAAACGATACGTCAAGAGACTACACAATTGCAGGAGGATATCCAGTATTTTCCTGATCGATTGAAACAAGTGAAAATTGAATTACCTGAACAGTTGAAAGAGCTGAAAAACGGTGTGGAAGAGATGAAGGCGGAAGGTTACCGTATTTCTCATTTTGATTTCCTTCCAGAGTTACATAATTATGAGCGGTCTCTGGAGGAAATGCTCGTTCAAATGGAGCAGGGAGATCAATCAGGAATGGAAGAAACCTTGGCAGAAATACAGACAAGAATCCAGGAAATGTATCAGCTGCTAGAAAGTGAAGCAGTGGCCCATCATTATGTGGAAAAGCAATTTGTACCGCTTAAAGCTCAGTTGGATGAGTTGGAATATGTTTTGGCAGACACGGAACGGGAACTAGAGGAAATACAACAAACGTATCAAGTAGAGGAAGGACATTTGGATTCTCACCGAAGCTTGAAGAAGTGGTTTAATCAAATGCGTAAACGCGTGACGAGTCTTGATTTCAGGCGGGCAGATGGTGAAACATCCTATGTCCTCCTCCGCGAAGAGGTTGAAGATACGGAAAAACAATTGCAAGAACTTGAAGAACAACATGGGTATTTCCAAGAGCGTGTTCAAAACCTCAGAAAAGATGAACGGGAAGCCAAGCAGAAATTGACCAAGATGGAAAACCTTCTTTTAGATACTCATCGTAGATTAAAGAGAAGCAATATTCCTGGTGTTCCTACGTCTATCTATGAAGATATGAAAGCAGCGAGTCATCAAGTAGATGAGGTATTTCAAAGTCTTGAAGCACAGCCGCTGGATATGGCTGTAGTCAATGAAAAACTGGATGAGGCAATGGAAATGACGGAGCAGTTAAGTCGAGATGCTGAAAAGGTAATGGAAACAGCTCAGCTTGCAGAACGTGTCATTCAATGCGGCAATCGTTATAGAAGCAAATATCCAATCTTAGCAGCGAAACTTCTTGAAGCAGAGGAGAAATTCAGGTCTTATCACTATGATCAAGCACTGACTCTTGCTACAGAAGCCATTAAAGAAGTGGACCCAGCTGCACTGTCCAAAATTGACAAAGAGGAAGAAGTCCTAGTTTAG
- a CDS encoding amidohydrolase — MKLWYGGKIYTMKKEGEWVEAVVTSKGKVKAVGDTQLLYQTYKDQIKEEHDLKGAVMYPGFTDSHLHIIGHGERLMRLDLSFMKSAEEVKQALQQHAEQLPPGEWIIGDGWNENQWEEKRIIHKDELDEISSEHPMMLTRVCRHALLANTKAMTMAGIKRDTKDPQGGVIVRDGHGEATGYFHDQAQELIKGAMPEVTPEYLRKATDLAVKDMHSFGLVGGHSEDLNYYGGFRKTYDAFLNVIDGKETKFRAHLLIHHGVIEQVDQEKLGFKKGTDFVELGALKIFSDGALGGRTAWLKDAYADDPENHGVAIHTTEELDHLVKEARKRDMPVAVHAIGDGAVEAVANAIASNPLKNGERDRIIHAQILSPALIHQLQRLNIVLDIQPTFVASDFPWVIERLGNLRLKNSYSWKTLLDAGIKCAGGSDAPIEEINPLLGIRAAVDRRASYDHAVYQAEEKLTVYEAISLYTKGSAQAIYKENEQGMIQEGFLADFTVLDRDLFALKSHELADATVTMTVVDEEIVYQRS, encoded by the coding sequence GTGAAGCTCTGGTATGGTGGAAAAATATATACGATGAAAAAAGAAGGAGAATGGGTGGAAGCGGTCGTGACTTCCAAGGGAAAGGTGAAAGCAGTTGGCGATACACAGCTTTTATATCAAACCTACAAAGATCAAATCAAAGAAGAACACGACCTAAAAGGGGCTGTCATGTACCCGGGATTCACGGATAGTCATTTACACATCATTGGCCACGGGGAACGTCTGATGAGGCTTGACCTTTCATTTATGAAATCTGCAGAAGAAGTGAAACAGGCTTTACAACAGCACGCAGAACAACTGCCACCTGGAGAATGGATCATTGGGGATGGTTGGAATGAAAATCAATGGGAAGAAAAACGCATCATACATAAAGATGAGCTTGATGAAATTTCTTCCGAACATCCTATGATGCTGACAAGGGTGTGCCGACATGCTTTATTAGCCAACACAAAAGCGATGACCATGGCTGGAATTAAGAGAGACACCAAAGACCCTCAGGGAGGCGTGATTGTAAGGGATGGTCATGGTGAGGCGACTGGGTACTTTCATGATCAGGCGCAGGAACTTATTAAAGGGGCCATGCCTGAAGTGACGCCTGAGTATCTAAGAAAAGCTACGGATTTAGCTGTTAAAGATATGCATTCTTTTGGGCTCGTAGGCGGCCATAGTGAAGATTTAAATTATTATGGGGGTTTTAGAAAAACGTACGATGCGTTCCTGAATGTTATTGACGGTAAGGAAACTAAATTCCGTGCCCATCTTTTGATCCATCACGGTGTCATTGAACAGGTAGATCAAGAAAAACTAGGGTTTAAAAAAGGGACGGACTTCGTGGAATTAGGAGCTTTGAAAATTTTCTCTGATGGAGCATTAGGCGGAAGGACGGCATGGTTAAAAGATGCGTATGCAGATGATCCGGAAAACCATGGTGTGGCCATTCACACTACTGAAGAGCTTGATCACCTTGTAAAAGAAGCAAGAAAAAGGGATATGCCGGTTGCTGTACACGCCATTGGTGACGGAGCTGTTGAAGCGGTGGCGAATGCCATTGCGTCTAATCCTCTTAAAAATGGGGAACGTGATCGTATCATTCATGCGCAAATCCTAAGCCCTGCGTTAATCCATCAGTTGCAGCGCTTAAATATCGTTTTGGATATTCAACCAACCTTCGTTGCTTCTGACTTTCCGTGGGTCATAGAACGCCTGGGAAACTTAAGGTTAAAGAATTCCTATTCATGGAAAACGCTGCTTGATGCGGGAATTAAATGTGCTGGAGGATCGGATGCTCCTATAGAAGAAATTAACCCTTTGCTGGGTATCCGAGCAGCTGTAGACAGAAGGGCCTCCTATGATCACGCTGTCTATCAGGCAGAAGAGAAGCTGACCGTTTATGAAGCCATTTCCCTTTATACGAAAGGGAGTGCTCAAGCCATTTACAAGGAGAACGAACAGGGGATGATTCAGGAAGGATTTCTTGCTGATTTTACCGTGTTAGATAGAGACCTTTTTGCTTTGAAATCTCATGAACTCGCAGACGCAACTGTTACTATGACCGTCGTTGATGAAGAAATTGTCTACCAACGCTCCTGA
- a CDS encoding NAD kinase: MNDQRRNLYFFYQQTEELNDKLESLFQLARDNDFHIVEDSTDANIIIAVGGDGTFLQAVRKTGFRQDCLYVGIRTGHEAGLYCDFDIDDHDEMIDAMKNSEVEVRRFPVIETTINDESTFMCLNECSVRSTLIKSIVIDVHIDDLHFETFRGDGLIIATPTGSTAYNKSINGAVVDPKLPCFQISELASLNNNRYRTLGSSFILSGERSLKLKVRQDGNDYPIIGMDNEAFSVRNIRDVTINLSENVIKTVKLKNNTYWDRVKRTFL; the protein is encoded by the coding sequence ATGAACGACCAACGAAGAAATTTATACTTTTTTTATCAACAAACCGAAGAACTAAATGATAAATTGGAATCCTTATTCCAACTCGCACGCGACAATGATTTTCACATTGTCGAAGATTCCACAGATGCTAACATCATCATCGCTGTAGGCGGCGATGGCACCTTCTTGCAGGCTGTCCGCAAAACGGGCTTCCGACAGGACTGTCTATATGTAGGGATTCGAACCGGTCATGAAGCAGGGCTATACTGCGATTTCGACATCGATGATCATGATGAAATGATTGATGCGATGAAGAATTCTGAAGTTGAAGTACGCCGCTTCCCAGTCATTGAAACAACAATTAATGACGAATCCACATTCATGTGTTTGAATGAATGCAGCGTCCGATCCACGTTGATCAAGTCAATCGTCATTGATGTCCACATTGATGACTTGCATTTTGAAACCTTCCGTGGAGACGGCTTAATTATTGCCACCCCTACTGGGAGCACCGCATACAATAAATCCATTAACGGTGCGGTCGTAGATCCGAAGCTTCCGTGCTTCCAAATTAGTGAGCTTGCTTCTCTTAACAATAACCGCTACCGCACACTCGGCTCTTCCTTTATTTTAAGCGGGGAACGGTCTCTCAAGCTCAAAGTCCGCCAAGATGGGAATGATTATCCGATTATTGGCATGGATAACGAGGCATTCTCCGTTCGTAACATTCGTGACGTCACGATCAACCTCAGTGAGAACGTTATTAAGACTGTCAAGCTTAAAAATAATACGTATTGGGACCGCGTGAAACGTACGTTTCTTTAA
- a CDS encoding class I SAM-dependent methyltransferase, with product MKQEQVEKLFQWIDDTSTVISEDLNITYLEAIAETMDVLFNGQPFDDMGDSLQTFLTNELLKVKKEEFEKEEIRKAVQLAILKGMKGATQQQHLITPDSVAMFMGYLASKLFEGKESLKLFDPASGSANLMTSVMNQLDMSLQAYASEVDPTLIQLAVANANLQKNEIEFFHQDSLAPFLMEPVDFVLADLPVGYYPDDAQAARYKLKADEGLSYAHHLFIEQGLNYTKEGGFLMFIVPNFLFESEQSKALNEFLREHAHIVGMLQLSDSLFKDEKHGKSILILQKKGQETKAPKQALLAKLPSFKNPNGMADILAQMNQWFDEYKRTQL from the coding sequence ATGAAGCAGGAACAAGTGGAAAAACTATTTCAATGGATCGATGATACTTCAACGGTCATATCCGAAGACTTGAATATCACCTATTTAGAAGCGATTGCAGAAACAATGGATGTCCTGTTCAATGGACAACCTTTTGATGATATGGGCGATTCTTTGCAAACCTTTCTTACGAACGAACTGCTGAAAGTGAAAAAAGAAGAGTTCGAAAAAGAAGAAATACGAAAAGCGGTTCAACTTGCCATTCTAAAAGGAATGAAAGGTGCCACTCAGCAGCAGCATTTGATCACACCAGACTCTGTGGCCATGTTCATGGGTTATCTGGCTTCTAAATTGTTCGAAGGAAAAGAAAGCTTGAAACTCTTTGATCCAGCTTCTGGAAGCGCAAATTTAATGACATCCGTTATGAACCAGCTGGATATGTCGCTGCAAGCATATGCCAGTGAAGTAGACCCTACACTTATTCAGCTTGCCGTTGCGAATGCCAACTTGCAAAAAAATGAAATTGAATTCTTCCACCAGGACAGCCTGGCTCCGTTCTTAATGGAGCCTGTCGACTTTGTACTGGCTGATCTTCCTGTCGGATATTATCCGGATGACGCTCAAGCAGCAAGATATAAGCTTAAAGCGGACGAGGGCTTGTCCTATGCTCACCACCTGTTTATTGAGCAGGGGTTGAATTATACAAAAGAAGGCGGCTTCCTCATGTTCATCGTGCCGAATTTCCTTTTTGAGAGTGAGCAGTCTAAGGCGCTGAATGAATTCTTACGTGAGCATGCTCACATCGTGGGAATGCTTCAGCTTTCCGATAGCTTATTTAAAGATGAAAAACATGGAAAGAGCATTTTGATTTTACAAAAAAAAGGTCAAGAAACGAAGGCGCCGAAGCAAGCATTGTTGGCCAAGCTTCCTTCCTTTAAGAATCCGAACGGAATGGCGGATATCCTTGCTCAAATGAACCAATGGTTTGATGAATATAAAAGGACGCAATTGTGA
- a CDS encoding acetate kinase codes for MSNKILAINAGSSSLKFQLIEMPEETVITKGLVERIGLNDAVFTIEVNDEKDETVTDIPDHGEAVKMLLDKLTANGIIDSLDEINGVGHRVVHGGERFSESVLITDEVIQEIEEVSDLAPLHNPANLTGINAFREVLPNVPHVAVFDTAFHQSMPEQSYLYSLPYEYYEDYGIRKYGFHGTSHKYVSERAAEMLGRPVEELRLLSCHLGNGASIAAIEGGKSIDTSMGFTPLAGVTMGTRSGNIDPALIPFIMEKTGKTANEVMNVLNKESGMLALSGFSSDLRDIEKRAEDGDERAELALEVFSARIHKYIGSYAARMHGIDGIIFTAGVGENSVTMRERVLKGLEFMGVYWDPALNKVRGKEAFVNYPHSPVKVMIIPTNEEVMIARDTVEKGL; via the coding sequence TTGAGTAATAAAATTCTTGCTATAAACGCAGGTAGTTCATCACTGAAATTCCAACTGATTGAAATGCCTGAAGAAACTGTAATTACCAAAGGTCTAGTAGAGCGTATCGGCTTGAATGATGCTGTATTTACAATTGAAGTAAATGATGAAAAAGATGAAACCGTAACAGATATCCCTGATCATGGAGAAGCTGTAAAAATGCTTCTTGATAAATTGACTGCTAATGGAATCATCGACTCTCTTGATGAAATCAATGGTGTGGGTCACCGTGTCGTTCACGGAGGCGAGCGTTTCAGCGAATCTGTACTCATCACGGATGAAGTCATCCAAGAAATCGAGGAAGTATCCGACTTGGCTCCATTGCATAACCCTGCTAACTTGACTGGAATCAACGCTTTCCGTGAAGTGCTTCCGAATGTACCTCACGTAGCTGTATTTGATACGGCATTCCACCAGTCCATGCCGGAACAGTCTTACCTGTACAGCCTGCCATATGAGTATTATGAAGACTATGGCATCCGTAAGTATGGTTTCCATGGTACTTCCCACAAGTATGTTTCAGAACGTGCTGCTGAGATGTTGGGACGCCCAGTGGAAGAGCTTCGACTTCTTTCCTGCCACCTAGGAAATGGTGCAAGTATTGCAGCCATCGAAGGCGGCAAGTCCATTGACACATCTATGGGCTTCACACCACTTGCTGGGGTTACCATGGGGACGCGCTCTGGTAACATCGACCCTGCATTGATTCCATTCATCATGGAGAAGACAGGTAAAACAGCGAATGAAGTCATGAATGTCTTGAACAAAGAAAGTGGTATGCTTGCACTTTCTGGTTTCTCCAGTGACTTGAGAGATATCGAAAAGCGTGCAGAAGATGGGGACGAGCGTGCGGAGCTCGCTCTTGAAGTCTTTTCCGCTCGTATTCACAAATATATCGGTTCTTACGCTGCGCGTATGCACGGCATCGATGGAATTATCTTCACAGCTGGTGTAGGTGAAAACAGTGTTACGATGCGTGAGCGTGTCTTGAAAGGACTTGAGTTCATGGGTGTGTACTGGGACCCTGCTCTTAACAAAGTTCGTGGAAAAGAAGCATTTGTAAACTACCCTCACTCCCCTGTTAAGGTCATGATTATTCCGACAAACGAAGAAGTCATGATTGCTCGTGACACCGTTGAAAAAGGACTATAA
- a CDS encoding EcsC family protein has translation MSHQRIRTELKTWLEQYQQYQPNDFEMVYDHWVQQSMMNVDPQVKKAFFSKLDAWFFHTHAFLQGTSYQYEARERILTVGRIFSNQIEKIEDMEKELTVEQLTYIAEQQMARGRLYSFAQGGLTGAGGWLFLGMDYPLMMLMNIRAIQLIGLTFGHEMNHPYEMMISLKVFHAATLPKRLKASAWNELIEEVKKKEHPFIFAGEDQLTDEGWMEQPMKQCFKSLFILMFRKKLVQGLPFISIAIGAYSNYHLTKQVTEFAMKFYQYRHLMNKEGAS, from the coding sequence TTGTCACACCAACGAATTCGTACGGAATTAAAGACATGGTTAGAGCAATACCAACAGTATCAGCCGAATGATTTTGAGATGGTTTATGATCATTGGGTTCAACAAAGTATGATGAATGTAGATCCTCAGGTGAAAAAAGCATTTTTCTCAAAATTAGATGCCTGGTTTTTCCATACCCATGCTTTTTTGCAAGGAACTTCTTATCAATATGAGGCCAGAGAACGAATCTTAACAGTGGGGAGGATTTTTTCCAATCAGATTGAAAAAATCGAAGATATGGAGAAAGAGCTGACCGTGGAACAGTTGACCTACATAGCCGAGCAGCAGATGGCTCGCGGGCGGCTTTATTCTTTTGCCCAGGGTGGCTTGACAGGGGCCGGGGGCTGGCTTTTCTTAGGGATGGATTATCCTTTGATGATGTTAATGAACATAAGAGCCATTCAGCTGATTGGTCTAACATTTGGCCATGAGATGAACCACCCTTACGAAATGATGATCTCCCTCAAAGTTTTTCATGCTGCTACCTTGCCGAAAAGACTGAAAGCAAGTGCTTGGAATGAGTTAATTGAAGAAGTGAAAAAGAAAGAACACCCTTTTATCTTTGCAGGAGAGGATCAATTGACTGATGAAGGTTGGATGGAACAACCGATGAAACAATGTTTCAAATCCTTATTCATCCTCATGTTCAGAAAAAAGCTCGTTCAAGGTCTGCCATTCATCAGTATCGCAATAGGTGCTTATTCAAACTATCATTTAACAAAACAAGTGACAGAGTTCGCTATGAAGTTTTATCAATATCGTCACCTTATGAACAAGGAAGGAGCGTCTTGA